The Hydrogenimonas thermophila genome includes a window with the following:
- a CDS encoding bifunctional 3,4-dihydroxy-2-butanone 4-phosphate synthase/GTP cyclohydrolase II has protein sequence MPFQRVQQAIEDIKQGKMVVMIDDEDRENEGDLVYAATFSTPQKVNFMASEAKGLICVAISKDIADRLKLQPMVQHNDSQHETAFTVSVDAKDATTGISAYERDMTIKLLASPLSSPNDLVRPGHIFPLIAKDGGVLVRTGHTEGSVDICKLAGLAPSAVICEIMRDDGQMARRDDLEVFAKKHNLNTVYISDLVEYRLRNERLVQLINEEEIEFFDTKVEKKSFKDHQGRCHYAIVFYKLHETEYVKFHNIGRDVDLLMHSSRYKQLTNSINYLKQNGGVVVFLDSADTNASDSMKEYGIGAQILTELGIKNIKLLVSNKGKEFVGLGGFGLDIVEEVEV, from the coding sequence ATGCCATTTCAAAGAGTTCAACAGGCTATAGAAGATATAAAACAGGGCAAAATGGTTGTAATGATAGATGATGAAGATAGAGAAAATGAAGGTGATCTTGTATATGCAGCTACTTTTTCTACTCCACAAAAAGTTAACTTTATGGCTTCAGAGGCAAAAGGGCTTATTTGTGTTGCTATATCTAAAGATATTGCAGATCGATTAAAGCTCCAGCCAATGGTTCAACATAATGATTCTCAGCATGAAACTGCATTTACAGTATCAGTTGATGCAAAAGATGCAACAACAGGTATTTCAGCTTATGAGAGAGATATGACTATTAAATTACTGGCTTCACCTTTAAGTTCACCTAATGATCTTGTACGTCCTGGACATATTTTTCCTCTTATTGCTAAAGATGGAGGAGTTTTAGTACGTACAGGACATACTGAAGGGTCTGTAGATATTTGTAAACTAGCCGGACTTGCACCAAGTGCTGTGATTTGTGAAATAATGAGAGATGATGGTCAAATGGCTCGGCGTGATGATCTTGAAGTTTTTGCAAAGAAACATAATCTAAATACTGTCTATATATCTGATTTGGTTGAATACAGACTTCGTAATGAAAGATTGGTTCAATTAATTAATGAAGAAGAGATAGAGTTTTTTGATACTAAAGTAGAAAAAAAAAGTTTTAAAGATCATCAAGGAAGATGTCACTATGCTATTGTTTTTTACAAGCTACATGAAACTGAGTATGTAAAGTTTCATAATATAGGTAGAGATGTTGACCTTTTAATGCACTCATCAAGATATAAACAATTGACTAACTCAATAAATTACCTTAAACAAAATGGTGGAGTAGTTGTATTTTTAGATAGTGCAGATACAAATGCATCTGATTCTATGAAAGAGTATGGTATTGGAGCACAAATTTTGACTGAACTTGGCATCAAAAATATTAAATTGCTTGTTTCAAACAAAGGAAAAGAGTTTGTAGGTCTTGGAGGGTTTGGATTAGATATAGTAGAAGAGGTTGAAGTGTAA
- a CDS encoding IS982 family transposase encodes MEQRIITVYCLIDEYLKVNGIKDDIRAEVSNSEILLVGYLAVSDFNGNYRKAHKYCQMLNFVKIPEYSRFIRRLNRLEQIIEKLFSWLGKLFIKLEGTNIYSVDSFPVELCNITREKRCQLWNNPDFKGFNASKCRFFYGFKVHMVVTTDKSPVYFFISEGSMHDVTAAYGLLSHLPKGSIAIGDKGYISSKLEEFLKKLNIKLSPIFKKRMQYDDDYFIKRKIRKGVETAFSMITAKFGKVIKATSIGGFLTKLKLFLVAYSIDCFLKLDEEKQMLLIN; translated from the coding sequence ATGGAGCAAAGAATTATAACAGTTTATTGTTTAATAGATGAATATCTAAAAGTAAATGGGATCAAAGATGATATTAGAGCAGAAGTATCCAATAGTGAGATACTTTTGGTTGGATATCTTGCAGTCAGTGATTTCAATGGAAATTATCGCAAAGCACACAAGTACTGTCAAATGCTTAATTTTGTTAAGATACCTGAATATTCACGCTTTATTAGACGGCTTAATCGTTTAGAGCAGATAATTGAAAAACTCTTTTCTTGGCTAGGTAAACTATTTATCAAACTTGAAGGAACAAATATCTACTCTGTTGATTCCTTTCCAGTAGAGTTATGCAATATCACTAGAGAAAAACGGTGTCAGCTATGGAATAATCCAGATTTTAAAGGTTTTAATGCTTCTAAGTGTCGATTCTTTTATGGTTTTAAAGTTCATATGGTTGTTACTACAGATAAATCACCTGTTTACTTCTTTATTTCTGAAGGATCAATGCATGATGTTACAGCAGCTTATGGACTACTTTCTCATCTACCAAAAGGATCAATTGCCATAGGAGATAAAGGATATATCTCTAGTAAGCTTGAAGAGTTTCTAAAAAAATTGAATATCAAGCTTTCACCAATATTTAAGAAACGTATGCAATATGATGATGATTATTTCATTAAACGAAAAATTAGAAAAGGCGTTGAAACAGCCTTCTCTATGATAACAGCCAAGTTTGGTAAAGTAATCAAGGCAACATCCATAGGTGGTTTTCTTACAAAACTTAAACTCTTTCTTGTCGCTTACAGCATTGACTGCTTTTTGAAGCTTGATGAAGAGAAGCAAATGTT